A single window of Stigmatella aurantiaca DNA harbors:
- a CDS encoding DUF6310 domain-containing protein has protein sequence MPRRTCIALLLFLSACATIEPSPGEPEALSPRLANLQRAALYPWTDDGQCVLRETSNEWPVLAERCFRALDRDRVRFRDVTKRCAVAYAGAAAPAAVALCVFAAPEIVAGAVIVIGAVVVATAIQEGIDSYQRNASHERAKPKTQRRLAQEPLANRAPKPKGAGAGDIFPPSPGTKPRRSACEPIPVRHAGEDVPHNECADKFPPNRYPGMDVVVGGERFDALQVGVRVLWEIKTHQFDTYNAYVQGREIEKELKQIRKERDAATKCGYDFVVGVSTQAHKNALLEEIPSLNVVVTGCMR, from the coding sequence ATGCCTCGCCGAACTTGCATCGCACTCCTGCTCTTCCTCTCGGCCTGCGCAACGATAGAGCCGAGCCCGGGGGAGCCGGAGGCCCTGAGCCCGAGACTCGCCAATCTTCAGCGTGCAGCGCTGTACCCTTGGACGGATGATGGACAGTGTGTGCTGCGCGAAACCTCCAACGAATGGCCTGTCCTGGCGGAGAGGTGCTTTCGCGCTCTCGATCGCGACAGGGTCAGGTTTCGGGATGTCACCAAAAGGTGCGCTGTCGCCTACGCGGGTGCAGCGGCTCCTGCAGCAGTGGCCCTTTGTGTATTTGCGGCACCCGAAATCGTCGCCGGTGCAGTAATTGTGATTGGCGCGGTGGTGGTGGCAACCGCCATCCAAGAAGGGATTGATTCTTATCAACGGAACGCATCCCATGAGCGTGCGAAGCCCAAGACTCAGAGACGGCTCGCTCAGGAACCACTGGCCAACCGAGCGCCTAAGCCAAAGGGGGCGGGAGCCGGAGACATCTTCCCCCCATCGCCAGGAACCAAGCCGCGCCGCTCGGCGTGCGAGCCCATCCCAGTGAGGCATGCGGGCGAAGATGTCCCGCATAATGAGTGCGCCGATAAGTTTCCGCCCAACCGTTATCCCGGCATGGACGTAGTCGTGGGCGGGGAGCGCTTCGATGCGCTGCAAGTCGGCGTGCGTGTGCTGTGGGAGATCAAGACCCATCAATTTGACACGTACAATGCCTATGTCCAGGGCCGGGAGATTGAGAAAGAATTGAAACAAATCAGAAAGGAACGGGATGCCGCGACGAAATGTGGATATGACTTCGTCGTCGGGGTGAGCACCCAAGCGCACAAGAACGCACTGCTCGAAGAGATTCCCTCGCTCAATGTCGTAGTCACAGGGTGCATGCGATGA
- a CDS encoding lactonase family protein, whose translation MSQRNLTRRHFLYLAGLGTAGTLIACGDEKTPEPPPLPKEVWVYVGTYTTGQQSQGIYLCRLDLETGALQQVGVTPGVTDPSYLAVDSQRRHLYAVNELTTFEGKPSGAVSAFTIDPDTHALTFLNQQASQGGAPCHLEVDAEDGFVLVANYVGGNVAVLPIQEGGRLGPAVDVDQHEGAGPETSPHAHQIRLDAGQKHALVPDLGTDKIMVYRFDAGQGTLTPHAPASVSTAPGAGPRHLAFHPNGRFVFNINELNSTLTAFAYDGERGTLTPLQTVSTLPADFTGASYCADIHVSPDGKFLYGSNRGHNSIVVYAIGAAGELTYVEHVSTQGNWPRNFAIDATGSFLLVANQRSHSIVTFRRDAQTGKLTPVGAPLEVPAPVCLLLVPA comes from the coding sequence ATGAGCCAACGCAACCTGACACGCCGCCACTTCCTCTACCTCGCGGGCCTGGGCACCGCGGGAACGCTGATCGCCTGCGGAGACGAGAAGACCCCCGAGCCCCCTCCCCTCCCCAAGGAGGTCTGGGTCTACGTGGGCACGTACACCACGGGCCAGCAGAGCCAGGGCATCTACCTGTGCCGGCTGGACCTGGAGACCGGTGCCCTCCAGCAGGTGGGCGTCACCCCCGGGGTGACCGACCCGTCGTACCTGGCCGTGGACAGCCAGCGGCGCCACCTCTATGCCGTCAACGAGCTGACCACGTTCGAGGGCAAGCCCAGCGGCGCCGTGAGCGCCTTCACCATCGACCCGGACACCCACGCGCTGACCTTCCTCAACCAGCAAGCCTCCCAGGGCGGGGCGCCCTGCCACCTGGAGGTGGATGCGGAGGATGGGTTCGTGCTGGTGGCCAACTACGTGGGGGGCAACGTCGCCGTCCTGCCCATTCAGGAGGGAGGCCGCCTGGGCCCCGCCGTCGATGTGGACCAGCATGAGGGCGCGGGGCCCGAGACAAGCCCGCATGCCCACCAGATCCGGCTGGATGCCGGCCAAAAGCATGCCCTGGTCCCGGATCTCGGAACGGACAAGATCATGGTCTACCGGTTCGACGCCGGGCAGGGAACACTCACCCCGCACGCGCCCGCCTCCGTGTCCACCGCGCCCGGGGCAGGCCCCCGCCACCTGGCCTTCCACCCCAATGGCCGCTTCGTCTTCAACATCAACGAGCTGAACTCCACCCTCACCGCCTTCGCCTATGACGGCGAGCGCGGAACCCTGACGCCCCTCCAGACCGTCTCCACGCTGCCCGCGGACTTCACCGGCGCGAGCTATTGCGCGGACATTCACGTCAGCCCGGATGGCAAGTTCCTCTATGGCTCCAACCGCGGACACAACAGCATCGTCGTGTATGCCATTGGGGCCGCGGGCGAGCTGACCTACGTGGAGCACGTGTCCACGCAGGGGAATTGGCCGCGCAACTTCGCCATCGACGCCACGGGCTCGTTCCTGCTGGTGGCCAACCAGCGTTCCCACTCCATCGTGACGTTCCGGAGGGATGCCCAGACCGGCAAGCTGACGCCCGTGGGGGCGCCCCTGGAGGTGCCCGCCCCGGTCTGCCTGCTGCTGGTGCCGGCGTAG
- a CDS encoding DUF5953 family protein yields MIKPRTLTLIVYAPSLVGKDGRTLDVIRGMEKALPGLRLEWRLSEGGRPIALPRRDTWLIKSIEDGGFPLICNGDESYPVTVMGCENSALFSPGGQSQFEVHAKLPLDEPVIAAAAVVLEAVAEGAGSFWGHVSRYGYGSEVAQQFRRSAHGPERSPRGLPMLNLPEKLLKPELPCFLGWLNYWSSAAARAIGFPDPDRDAELLNRARRTASGGWVVQLTEAPLDYDNPAHLDALKRAYERFPQIGGRDSP; encoded by the coding sequence ATGATCAAACCTAGAACCCTCACCCTCATCGTCTACGCGCCTTCGCTCGTGGGCAAAGACGGTCGCACACTCGATGTCATTCGAGGGATGGAAAAGGCGCTCCCCGGTTTGCGCTTGGAATGGCGGCTCTCCGAAGGTGGGCGGCCCATCGCATTGCCGCGGCGCGACACGTGGCTCATCAAAAGTATTGAGGACGGAGGATTTCCTCTTATATGCAACGGGGACGAGAGTTATCCCGTGACGGTTATGGGGTGTGAAAACTCGGCACTTTTCAGCCCAGGCGGTCAGTCCCAATTCGAAGTGCATGCAAAACTGCCACTGGACGAACCTGTGATCGCGGCAGCGGCGGTTGTGCTTGAGGCGGTGGCGGAGGGGGCGGGCTCGTTCTGGGGGCACGTGTCACGGTATGGCTACGGCTCGGAAGTCGCGCAGCAGTTTCGTCGCTCCGCTCATGGACCGGAGCGCTCTCCCCGTGGGCTTCCCATGCTCAACCTTCCAGAGAAGCTCCTCAAGCCTGAGCTTCCCTGTTTCCTCGGGTGGCTGAATTATTGGTCTTCCGCTGCCGCACGCGCCATTGGGTTCCCAGACCCTGATCGCGATGCCGAGTTGCTGAACCGGGCACGGCGCACGGCATCGGGCGGGTGGGTTGTGCAGCTCACGGAGGCACCGCTCGACTACGACAACCCCGCCCACCTGGACGCGCTCAAGCGGGCCTACGAGCGCTTCCCCCAGATCGGCGGCCGCGACTCACCCTGA
- a CDS encoding LysM peptidoglycan-binding domain-containing protein, with protein MRLPLFLVLICAGCAVRPVHTVRAAAPPEVARAEAPAAVPTAPPPGEPLPAQEEVAAASPVPSGEAPEAVAAEDAEEEEGDEDEAGLEEGDEGEAGEAATNPAGPGLLYTADLSDEELTRRWKQEPQSLGSVSVGFVESGRLINGVRFPDGGADWIVVSPEKTYATEETITYLSQVIRAVRAEHPDAPALRVNQISAKEGGYMRPHKSHQSGRDVDLGFYYPTVEPIRARDRENHIHLARNWSLVKALLAHADVQLILVDRRVQKVLYEYALKAGEDKAWLDSLFHAGFQSIIRHARGHRDHFHVRFFSPRAQELGRRLAPLLALQPDQNIAMHRVRSGDTLGAIALRYNSTVNGLRKSNRLRGNLLRIGQVLSVPLRGPCTRCPVPPPVVLPPRRLAAAPAQTGTLAAGKPMEAVPATGKSEEPPASEEPKPQSPTVVGTPTS; from the coding sequence GTGCGTCTTCCACTCTTTCTCGTCCTGATCTGCGCCGGCTGTGCCGTGCGTCCCGTCCACACCGTCCGCGCGGCGGCGCCCCCGGAAGTGGCCCGTGCGGAAGCCCCCGCCGCGGTGCCCACCGCCCCGCCTCCTGGAGAGCCCCTGCCCGCGCAGGAGGAGGTGGCGGCCGCCAGCCCTGTCCCGTCCGGGGAAGCCCCGGAGGCCGTGGCAGCGGAGGACGCGGAGGAGGAGGAAGGCGACGAGGACGAGGCCGGGCTGGAAGAGGGCGACGAGGGAGAGGCCGGCGAGGCCGCCACCAACCCGGCCGGGCCGGGGCTGCTCTACACCGCGGACCTGAGCGACGAGGAGCTGACGCGGCGGTGGAAGCAGGAACCGCAGTCGCTCGGCTCGGTGTCCGTGGGCTTCGTGGAGAGCGGCCGGTTGATCAACGGCGTGCGCTTTCCGGACGGGGGCGCGGACTGGATCGTCGTCTCGCCGGAGAAGACATACGCCACCGAGGAGACCATCACCTACCTCTCCCAGGTCATCCGCGCGGTGCGCGCCGAGCACCCGGATGCGCCGGCCCTGCGGGTGAACCAGATCTCCGCCAAGGAGGGCGGCTACATGCGCCCTCACAAGAGCCACCAGAGCGGCCGGGACGTGGACCTGGGCTTCTACTACCCCACCGTGGAGCCGATCCGCGCCCGGGACCGGGAGAACCACATCCACCTGGCGCGCAACTGGTCCCTGGTGAAGGCGCTGCTGGCGCACGCCGACGTGCAGCTCATCCTGGTGGATCGCCGCGTCCAGAAGGTGCTCTACGAGTACGCGCTGAAGGCGGGCGAGGACAAGGCGTGGCTCGACTCGCTGTTCCACGCGGGCTTCCAGTCGATCATCCGCCACGCGCGCGGGCACCGGGACCACTTCCACGTGCGCTTCTTCAGCCCGCGGGCCCAGGAGCTGGGCCGGCGCCTCGCCCCGCTGCTGGCGCTGCAGCCCGACCAGAACATCGCCATGCACCGGGTGCGCTCCGGGGACACGCTGGGCGCCATCGCCCTGCGCTACAACTCCACCGTGAACGGCCTGCGCAAGTCCAACCGCCTCCGGGGCAACCTGCTGCGCATCGGCCAGGTGCTCTCCGTGCCCCTGCGAGGGCCGTGCACGCGCTGCCCGGTGCCCCCGCCCGTCGTGTTGCCCCCGCGGCGCCTGGCTGCGGCCCCGGCGCAGACGGGCACCCTGGCGGCCGGCAAGCCCATGGAGGCGGTGCCGGCCACCGGCAAGTCCGAGGAGCCCCCCGCCAGCGAGGAGCCCAAGCCGCAGAGCCCTACCGTCGTGGGGACGCCCACGTCCTGA
- a CDS encoding glutathione S-transferase yields MILVHHLNNSRSQRVLWLLEELGLEYEVKRYERDPKTMLAPPALKAIHPLGKSPVITDGGNTLAESGAIVEYLVDRYGQGRLKPPEGSPERLRYTYWMHYAEGSAMPPLLMGLVAARIRSAPAPFFVRPIVRGVADKLQNTFVGPQIKLHLDYLEGELSQRTWFAGEDFTAADIQMSFPLEAASGRAGLDARRPKLWAFLERIHARPAYQRALQKGGPFSMGM; encoded by the coding sequence ATGATTCTCGTCCACCACCTCAACAACTCCCGCTCGCAGCGGGTGCTCTGGCTCCTGGAGGAACTGGGGCTCGAGTACGAGGTGAAGCGCTACGAGCGCGATCCCAAGACGATGCTGGCGCCGCCCGCGTTGAAGGCCATCCACCCCCTGGGCAAGTCGCCCGTCATCACCGACGGGGGCAACACGCTCGCCGAGTCCGGCGCCATCGTCGAATACCTCGTGGACCGCTATGGGCAGGGCCGGCTGAAGCCGCCCGAGGGCAGCCCCGAGCGCCTGCGCTACACGTACTGGATGCACTACGCGGAGGGCTCGGCCATGCCCCCGTTGCTCATGGGCCTGGTGGCCGCGCGCATCCGCAGCGCCCCGGCGCCCTTCTTCGTGCGCCCCATCGTGCGCGGGGTGGCCGACAAGCTGCAGAACACGTTCGTCGGCCCGCAGATCAAGCTGCACCTGGACTACCTGGAGGGCGAGCTGAGCCAGCGCACGTGGTTCGCGGGCGAGGACTTCACCGCCGCGGACATCCAGATGAGCTTCCCCCTGGAGGCGGCCTCCGGGCGCGCGGGGCTGGATGCCCGCCGGCCGAAGCTCTGGGCCTTCCTGGAGCGCATCCACGCGCGGCCTGCCTACCAGCGGGCCCTGCAGAAGGGTGGGCCCTTCAGCATGGGGATGTGA
- the solA gene encoding N-methyl-L-tryptophan oxidase: MARIAVLGAGGVGSAAARFLAREGHAVTVLEQFAPDHDRGSSYGTSRIIRKTYTDGLYTALMGEAYPLWDALEREAGEPLFRRTGGLFFGPAEHPELAAIRQALGENHVRFEELDPAACARRFPAFRLLPGESAVFEPEAGFLRASACVRANLRLATAHGAQVRAGTRVVALEPRADRVDLVLEGGEVLGFDRVVVSAGPWTARLLSPFVPLPFTVTRQVYCHFEPTAPLEDFGAGRLPVWIDFATNFYGFPYDGEAPGVKVAWHQPGTPTQPDAVDRDIRDTDDREPLRQACAAHLPGLSPRVVLERVCLYTMTPDHDFVVDSLPGEPRVTVLGGLSGHGFKFTVLLGRIAAWKATDHPVPWDVSRWSLARLA; encoded by the coding sequence ATGGCACGCATCGCGGTGCTGGGCGCAGGGGGCGTGGGCAGCGCGGCGGCGCGGTTCCTCGCGCGCGAGGGGCACGCCGTCACGGTGCTGGAGCAGTTCGCGCCGGACCATGACCGGGGCAGCTCGTATGGCACCTCGCGCATCATCCGGAAGACGTACACGGACGGGCTCTACACGGCGCTGATGGGCGAGGCGTATCCGCTCTGGGACGCGCTGGAGCGCGAGGCGGGCGAGCCGCTGTTCCGGCGCACCGGTGGGCTGTTCTTCGGCCCCGCGGAGCACCCGGAGCTGGCGGCCATCCGCCAGGCACTGGGGGAGAACCACGTCCGCTTCGAGGAACTGGACCCGGCCGCCTGCGCGCGGCGGTTCCCCGCGTTCCGCCTGTTGCCGGGCGAGTCGGCGGTGTTCGAGCCCGAGGCGGGCTTTCTCCGGGCCTCCGCCTGCGTCCGTGCCAACCTCCGGCTGGCCACGGCGCACGGTGCGCAGGTGCGCGCGGGGACGCGCGTGGTGGCCCTCGAGCCGCGCGCGGACCGCGTGGACCTGGTGCTGGAGGGCGGGGAGGTGCTCGGGTTCGACCGGGTGGTGGTCTCGGCGGGCCCCTGGACGGCGCGTTTGCTCTCCCCGTTCGTCCCGCTGCCGTTCACGGTGACGCGGCAGGTGTACTGCCACTTCGAGCCCACGGCACCGCTGGAGGATTTCGGCGCGGGGCGATTGCCGGTGTGGATCGACTTCGCCACGAACTTCTACGGCTTCCCGTATGACGGGGAGGCGCCCGGGGTGAAGGTGGCGTGGCACCAGCCGGGCACGCCCACCCAGCCTGACGCGGTGGACCGGGACATCCGGGACACGGATGACCGGGAGCCGCTGCGCCAGGCCTGCGCGGCGCACCTGCCGGGCCTGTCCCCGCGCGTGGTGCTGGAGCGGGTCTGCCTCTACACGATGACGCCGGACCACGACTTCGTGGTGGACTCCCTGCCCGGGGAGCCCCGGGTGACGGTGCTCGGCGGGCTGAGCGGGCACGGGTTCAAGTTCACCGTGCTGCTGGGGCGCATCGCGGCGTGGAAGGCCACGGACCACCCCGTGCCGTGGGATGTGTCGCGCTGGTCCCTGGCCCGCCTGGCCTGA